tgttttcttcaagactgccaaggagaaatgtgtgcgctgggttcaccggtgcggtcggcctacatatgtaacaagcattttgttggaggaaagggcccaaccgaagaacatcctgacccaattccagcgacatcaagtagtgaacaggtaagagtattttggtggctgacatgttaataatgaagcgcctgctaccatgataacATAtgggctatcatggtagcaggcgctaacatgatagcctgctaccatgatagcatataggctatcatggtagcaggcgctaacttgataccttgctaccaggatagcttactcaaaaacatttcaaataagacaaacattaaacatataccgatccctggacggtgattacaaacaaaaaaacggccgacgacggcATGACCGCCGTGcaggaaaaaaacccaaagcttaccgttcgatcaactcggcccgttttccgttttttttaagccctcgacactcaagccatcgtttgagctgaaggttggtgtgttcttcgacagttcgaccagtaaaccgtgcgcctgggacatcgtcttggaaaagtttaatggctgcaaagtcggtcatatcgctgtttctgttgtgcgtgtaatagctggttgctacggcgttctctacctgtatgcccttcctaagcggcaaaagggacgttgctcttgagtcggtgacgtcacgtgcgcggtacgctattgacCTCTCTGTTAAGCGCCTAATAACTATGTGATAACTAAATATGACAAACAAGTATGTCCTCCTTGTATTTGGTACACTGGccgtgtgaaatgttttttttttcagtgcagctGAGCCGCACTGACAGAGAGAGTGAAAGTTTTTTAACAACTAATAATGAACAACAATTAATacgtaataccatgtctatctttatTTACGAGCCAAGAAAAGTATTTCGGCAAGAAAACATTTCCGTGTTCCGTCTAAACATTGCGGAGTGAAGAATATATGGGTACAACGTCTGTACCCtaactctgtgtctgtgtgGTGGGTTGCTGCttgttttgggcttgtttttttatatcaccTGTTCCTTGTTTGTCTCAAAATATCTGGCAACACTGGTCCATGGGCGAGGCATGGACGTGGCAGTGGAgcgagaggaaaaaaaaaatcaactgtgATTTGCCGACTCAATACTACTGAGAGAGAAAGCTACCCTAGAAGCAGTGAATTTTTGTCTGTAAACAGTGTGTGGTCCAAAAAGTCATTTTTCCCGAATGCTGATGGAACCATTGTTGTTTGGCAGAGTCAAAACAGCAGCTTTCTGTGGGAGAGCCAATGCTCCTTCAGCAGCATTAAGCAAAGCCCAGCTTGGGCTTCACACAGACAGTGGCGCCTTCTCTCATGGAAGCCACTGTGGTGTGAGCAAACTCCCGGCAGCATGGAGGCTACTTCAGGGCAGGGTAGCAGCgtctgcaaagagaagaagctGTTGTGTTGATGCTCTACTGCAGCGGAAGAGGATCTGACCCCAGGCACACTTCACCAAAAAGGCAGTGTGTAACTACCCTTTATTCagcctataaaaataaaaagccctAAATTTGAACTCGGTGTGGAACAGAGCATTCTCTTCTCCCCTCTGCTGAACACAAGTATTGATACAAATCAATACTTGTGTTCAGcctgtgatccagatatttaacCGGTGGattattttagctttaaaaacatTCAAGACAATCTTGCATTTAAAtcttctattttttgtttttgttttatttatcttgttATTTATGATTATTTATTCACTTATTTATTACACCCTTTCTTACTTGTTGAATACATCACATGATGCTATACTTACAGCCACTCCCTAAAGTGACTTTGGGTGGGTTTTGGCCCGGAGATGATGTCATCAGAGGGTGCCCAACCTTTACGCGGTGTTTCAACCCTTAACCGCTACACCCTCCAGCTGGTGGGTCAGCAGTGGTGGCCAGGTCACTGCCCATCATCTCCAGGCCTCCAGTCCCCCTCCTCCCTCTTAAACCACAACCAGCATGAGGCTCTCTCTGCTGCCTCCCTAATCCTGCACAAAGCTGTTTTCCTCTCCTTGCCAGATATGCCAAGTGCAGTGAACACAGACCACATTCACTGTGGTTGGAACCCTCTGCACTCGACCTCCACTGGAAACAGCCATGCTTGCCAGCCTTTGTCTTTGCAGTCCATGATGAGGTCCTGGTATTTTAGGTTCTTCCTCTCATGGGCCTCATCACAGCCTTCCTCCCAAGGCATAGTCAGTTCCACCAGGATGATTTTCTTAGCTTGCTCTGACCAGGTGACAACGTCAGGCCTCAAGGTGGTCTGGACGATGGGTGGGAAAGCGAGCTTCTTCTCCAGATGGACAGACATCTCCCACCCCTGTGCCCCCTGGAGGATGTTGGTCATGGCTCTTTTAACAGAGGATGGCTACATATTTCTTCAGAGTTAATGCTACACTGTAAAGCTTAATACCAGCAGGGCGTAAAACAGAAGGTGGGGCTCAAAGCCGCCGCCTTACCGGTCTGTTGAAAACCTGAAGGGGTACAGTGGAGTAGAATGTGGGTGGAATGAGTAGAGTGGTGCAGGATAAACGGGGAAATGGAAAGGGGCCCATAAGAAATCATCTTATGAATGAGAGGGAGAGGAAGACAAGGTAGAGCAACTAATCTGGGAGGACACAGTAGTGGCTGTACTACACTGAACAGTTTCTAACATAACGCCAAATAAACTTGTTTATTGGTTCCTGCAAGTGAAATAATCCGTATTCATGTTTATAATCCAAGAAGGGAAAAGAACGATACCTGGTTTGAAAAGGGGATGGAAAGTAGCAATGCTTATAAGGTTTCAAACCCCAACTCTACACTACTCACTCTTCAGAGTAAACACTATACTACACTAAAGATCCACCCTAACAGAAAGAAAGTCAGACAAAACTAAAAGGGAGTCTGCTGTTAAAGTTCATATCAAATAGAAATTAACAATTTCcgtattaatattaaatatacattgcATATTAATTTGATGTACAAATCAGGCACTTTCCTACAAATACATattcatttcatattttttaaatcttacttTGAATTGGGATTTGTTTTTAGAAGTTTCTATCTCTTCTGCAAGGCTTTTACGTAACAGAACTCCTTTCACCAAGAGACACATGGATTTTAATGCTGTCCTTTGTCAagatttttccttgattaaCTCAGAAAgcacaccacacacacgggCCTAATTACTGAGAGTTCATTGACTGATAAATGAGTAGtagatgatgagaccagagacTGGACTGGAACAGCTTTGTCTACAGTGTAGATGTGAGCGGGAGCTGACGGACCAGAGAGAGTTCCTGAGAGCAGGGCTGTTggagcacagaggaggcaggaaacccagcagctcgCAGAGGCCTACTGAAGCTCAGAGGTAGCAGATTAACCCAGTAGCTGAAGAACAGGTGAGGCAGGTAAATCCAACAGCTAAGAGAGGCTTGAAGCTCAGAGGTGGGAGATTAATCCAGTAGCTGAAGCACGGGTGAGGCAGGTAAATCCaacagctagcagaggcttgaAGCAGAGAAATGGCAGAATAATCCAGTAGCTGAGCAAAGGCCTAATTTGAGAAACAGAGGTGGCAGGATTCCAGCAGCAAGCAGGGGCAAACCAGGTTGACAGGCGTGGAGTGAGTGGAgtctgatgacggaccggcagggaagagaagactgagggaggcttatgtagggaagctggcaggtggagtgagttctgactaattaatgtCCAACCAGTGTGACTGATTGCAGAGGGAGTGGAGGgtaagctgagtgagaggaggaggaggaactgaaaactaacaggaaaaaagctagatcaaaactaaaccatgacatccTTACTTTTGGCTGATATAATTTATTAGTTCCTCTCAGATTGTATTCACGATGAGCATCTCTGACGTGACAGATTTTGGATATTATCCGACAGGGAGTTTTCTGATGCCCTATACATAATTTAGGCCACCTTATAATTTACCAAGTtttgctattttaaaattaatgtatagAAATAAGTGGATTGGTATGATcattatattttacttttatgcaATTTGGCTCGTTTTTGCAGAGTAATTAAAGGTAACAAATTTGTCTTGGAACAATTTCCCAAAATTCTGaacaataatttaaatagaACATTATCAAGGAGTGATACAGAATCAATAATGCACTTTGCCTAATGAAACTACATTGTTTCATCACCCCAACACACTTAGCCACTTTTGAATGTAAATAACTAATATGCAGTTTCCAAGCTAGCTTTTCAACAATAACAACATTGAAAAACATGTTGTGTTTCACTCTTTAAATACATGTATTATTGATGTTTATTTGAATCATCATATTGGTTTTTTGGTTGCCAAACactatgattttatttattttttagttcaatgatcatttatttatatataccaATTCCTGTacttgttttgagttattttataCCATGCTACTTTACCATGATATTGAATGGGGTATTTCTCAATTTTCCCACTCCAAAATTGGCATGGATTGAGGGTCCCATGCATACTCTCCAGCCCTTCTAGGTCTTGACAGGAGGGAACCAAATGCCCGCACACCAGCTTGTGTTGACACACAGAAATGAAATAGTTGAGGATATTTTACAGTACTGTATATatcatttctatttttgtgtaaaaaatgtatttgacatttttatgtcATTGTCTTTTAGGCTTTTTAATTCTTGTTAACCatgtttgttatatttattttatctggtTGTTTAGGAATTGaaattttcagaaatgtttctgATAGTTAAAAAGATAAACCAAGAGTGGTCAGCTTTTCACTCTTAGCAGATACATCGAGATTTAGCTGCACAATATGTTGTTTGAGCATCACCATGGCAATGTAAGTGTGGGCAATAATCACATCACATGTCCCGCAAtgtaggaaataaaaaaaaaattaagtgttGTGTTAATTCTAGGGTacctaaaacattttgttaaagcttccttatttattttctagTACTATTTATAAAACAAGAAGCTGAGGACGATATAGGAATTTGATGTAaaactgttattattttattttttttgtaaataatttttaatagaaaaaatgTCCAGCTTGGTTGTGGAAGATGTCAGCTGTTGAATAAAACGTTCAATGACCTTTTTGACAGTCATTAGTTATTTATAGTTATTATGAAGctagaatattttatttcaaggcGTTAAAGCTCAAAAGATTCAAGGGTTTGTTTACTGCCAACATCACATTCTATCAAAGACGTAAAATGTATGTCCTGTATATTGcagggttaaaaaaacattgtaacgTTGGATTTTTCCAATATCATGCGGCTCTAAtaagtaaaatgaaaacattcaacAGTACAATAAGTTGTTATTTTGACATTCCAAACGTGAAGCACCCTGCACAgattaaattgttaaaataatgcTACTCTgtactaaaattaaaataaatgaattttttttatgaataagcATGAATGGAGCTGTAGTTCTACATCATTAATCTCTAAAGCGAACATACATTTTGTCCAGACCAGGGatgttaaaagcagaaaatttttattgatgttttatttcataGAGTGACATATCGTTATTCTTTAACACTTTGTAGACAAAGGTAATATACCTTTGTATCCATTAGacatatttaaaacacagattaaaaataatataaatgaaaTGTCAAATCTTTTTGCTTATGTATAGTaggagaaaaacattcagaaacagaaaatgctGATTGGACAAATTGGAAATTGTTATTTAATTTCCTCTGTCTGGATTAGAGGGATCAGAAGAATGAAGGTGTATCCCCATTACAACAAGATAATTGCAGATAACATGATGTGTGCTTGGGTTCAGAGGAATACTGTCCAGGTTTAACATGCATCTCTGGAGAGTCGCACAGGTCCAAGCAAATCTTAGACTGCCTCAGAGCATGTTGCAGACATATTTTCAACAGCTATGCTGCTTGTTTCCCAGTTGCCTGACATTTTACAATGGCAGAGTAACTTCAGAAGATGGTCAATCGCACTTTTCCTGATGCAAAAGTACATGGTCAAGTCAGCCAGAGGACTTAAATAAAGACCAATGCAAGCCAAGCTGGTAAAAATCTGGTAATGTTTAGCTTCTTTAACCAGGGACCAATAAATGTTAGGAAGAAACAGCAGCATGTAAATAAGCAGCACCACAACAAGAATTGCTACTATCCTTCGTTTTTCCTCTGCAGGGACACTGTGGGCAGCAGACAGAGCTCTGATGGTCCCAACAAGGAAGAAGATGAACAGGGGGAGGGGGATGAGAAGGAAGACAGCACAGATGATTTCTTGAACCCGAGGGTGGACGTCAAAATAAAGAGGGCAAACACAAACAAGTGCCAATGTCCATACAACAGCACAAACCATGAGAGACGTCTTGATGTTTCTTCTGAATCTGTACCACAACGGCTTGACAATGACCAAATACCTGAAATGAGAGAAACCCACTGACATTCTAATAGATTATGTACTCAAATACAGAATTGAATCCATGTTTACATAAACATAGTTACCTCTCCATCGAGATGCACACCATGAATCCAACACTGGCCATTACAGCAAAAGTGTAGCTGTTGTCGATGATGTCATGAAACTCGCATGCCTTCCAAGCAGTAAGGCAGCACAGCTGAATGAGATCAGAAATGAGAAGGtttccaattattattattattattttttttttttttttttgcgtgtatgtatgtgtgtgtgagtgcaaGCGGTTTGTGCCTATTCTTCACATTGTTATTGTGGTCACTGTtacctgaagaaaaaacaaataaacaaatttgagaaaaaaaaagaaatgagaagGTTGATGACGTAGACTGGAGCAGAGTGATCTTTTTGGACCTGCAAGCAAACATTGAACATGATAGAGCTGTTATAAGCATGTCCAGAAATTTAGTTTGTTGCTCGTTTCAAATGTATCCAAATatacaagaaaaatagaaatcatgcGTAACAATTTTAGGTTTAGACAACGTCATATTTAACCATTAGTTACCATCTGGGTGCAATTTGCTAGGGGGTatggggggatttacccccccccccctctgtttgtgatgtCCCCCTCTcaggtcattcatgttttaccCCTGGGGGTTatacattccccccccccccccccccccccccccccgctctggtctgaataagttatattatggatttttaaaaatgtatattattgcatgtcttgtgtccttcacatttttattgtttgtttttaaatgtaatattacgttttctgctcgaagcggttacagtaaactaatacccactcctgagtcccAACAGTAGAtggtgcaagtttaaaaacaatagtctaacctactggatctagctagctacctgaaagagcacctgctagcgcGTTGCTATGTTGACGCCCATAGTGGAATGACAAACTTGCCGATGTGATCATATTTATGAAAGAATGTATGCTCTTTAGCCTGTGTTTATTAGGATGActcctgtttgtttgttgttttgttgtttttactttcaGATTTTCCTTCCTGTCTGTAAAGGGGAAACGTGTGCAAGATATgctgcagcagcaaacatgCAGTCCATAtataaccttgttgttatgttcattaATAAAGCaattgaaatgatccccccctgtGGTTTTTCTGTAAATCGAACAATGCTTAGCATGTACTTCATTAGTAATCATTCAAATACATGCACAAGTTCTACTACTAACATCACACAATTGCATATCTACCTCGCTCTTCAATGGGGTATGGAGACCCGTGGCTTGACGCATTTATCTACCAAACACTACCTTTCTACCCATCTGATCCCAAGTTAAAAAAGCTGACCCAAAATTTGTTGGCAAGTCACAAAACCGTTCCATGAGCTTTGCAAATAAGAGATGCCATTAACTACTTTGGCTCCTCTCTCAAACCAAACCTCAGGAACGTCGATAACATTTTTGATTCTGCCATGTCGCTGGAGCGCCATTCTCATTGATTAATCAGAAACCATTTCTTTCAGCTAATAAATATTTCTAAGCTTTAAACTTTGGTGTCAAAAGCTGAACTATAGATtaattgtgctttttattttatctagtCAAGACTAGATGAAATCTTGACTATTGTAACAACAGGTTTATGTGTTGGAAAAAGAAGGATTTTGACCCTCTCCATTCTATTCAGAAAgctgctgcaaggcttttaaccaacaaacaaaagagACAGCACATTACTCCAGTATTAAACTATTACATTGGCTACCTGTACGttttagagttcatttaaaatgtttgtcattACTTTTAGAGCCTTGTGTCGTCA
This portion of the Fundulus heteroclitus isolate FHET01 unplaced genomic scaffold, MU-UCD_Fhet_4.1 scaffold_43, whole genome shotgun sequence genome encodes:
- the LOC118560401 gene encoding G-protein coupled receptor 4-like, whose amino-acid sequence is MEEQNRTNFNNTDDFYIFGNGSQCDTEPILHVVELIIVCTGLPLMLVAICAVFLLVQKDHSAPVYVINLLISDLIQLCCLTAWKACEFHDIIDNSYTFAVMASVGFMVCISMERYLVIVKPLWYRFRRNIKTSLMVCAVVWTLALVCVCPLYFDVHPRVQEIICAVFLLIPLPLFIFFLVGTIRALSAAHSVPAEEKRRIVAILVVVLLIYMLLFLPNIYWSLVKEAKHYQIFTSLACIGLYLSPLADLTMYFCIRKSAIDHLLKLLCHCKMSGNWETSSIAVENMSATCSEAV